The genomic stretch CCAAAGCGCCGGCAGTGCCAACGCTTACCGCTGCGTACGCAGTTATGGCGATCTACCTTGGCGAGATTTAGGTCTGCCCGAGCTGGACTCATGGGGGCGTCGCCTCAAATACGCCGTGGTCACCAATCCCACCGGTGGAACCGCCAGCTACGCCGGAGATTTTGCCGGATCAAACCCTACAGCAGGCACCACGTGCGGCCTGCCGACCAATAAACCCTGCTTCACACTCCAAAGCACCGCCAACCTCACCATTCGCTCTGCTACTCGCCGCGACGGAGTGGCGGTGACCTCGCGCGTGCTAGTGAGCAATGCAGTGGTGGTGGTTTTTTCGGAAGGGGAAAAAGGCGCTCTTGGCACGACAGACGAAAACGAAAACAGGAATGGAGATATTAACTTCCGAGCCGATGCCCCAGTTACTGAATTTGATGACTTGATAATCTGGCTTCACAGTAATCAATTGCGCTATCAACTC from Chitinibacter sp. SCUT-21 encodes the following:
- a CDS encoding prepilin-type N-terminal cleavage/methylation domain-containing protein, whose product is MLRHKKWPRQSGFSLVEMAIVLLIIGILLASGLGALTGQMAAQRYADTKKMLEQANEALLGFALANNHLPCPADPALLNADANAGTEERQSAGSANAYRCVRSYGDLPWRDLGLPELDSWGRRLKYAVVTNPTGGTASYAGDFAGSNPTAGTTCGLPTNKPCFTLQSTANLTIRSATRRDGVAVTSRVLVSNAVVVVFSEGEKGALGTTDENENRNGDINFRADAPVTEFDDLIIWLHSNQLRYQLTQARKLP